A portion of the Acidisarcina polymorpha genome contains these proteins:
- a CDS encoding response regulator, with product MNQKPIRVFCVDDHPIVREGLAGILHLQADMELVGETGSGHEAIELYSPMQPDVLLLDLRLRDMTGYEVMEKIFTRFPKARVLVLTSLEGDADIERALALGASGYVVKGSGRDELVRAIRSVYAGKKHIPAEVAQRLAEHLASEKLTSRELEVLTQMARGKRNKEIGAELSIAEDTVKMHVKNILAKLEVNDRTEAVTIAMRRGILHL from the coding sequence ATGAATCAGAAGCCCATTCGTGTATTTTGCGTGGACGACCATCCTATAGTCCGCGAAGGACTGGCCGGCATATTGCATCTTCAGGCCGACATGGAACTTGTGGGGGAAACCGGATCGGGGCACGAGGCGATCGAGCTTTATTCCCCGATGCAGCCAGATGTGTTACTTCTCGATCTGCGCCTCCGAGACATGACGGGATACGAAGTCATGGAGAAGATCTTCACAAGATTCCCCAAAGCGAGAGTTCTAGTGCTTACCTCTCTCGAAGGCGATGCAGATATCGAGCGCGCCCTTGCTCTTGGAGCCAGTGGGTATGTCGTCAAAGGCAGTGGCCGGGATGAGCTGGTTCGTGCAATACGGTCCGTCTATGCAGGCAAGAAACACATTCCGGCTGAAGTCGCACAACGCCTGGCAGAACACCTTGCCTCGGAAAAGCTGACCTCACGTGAACTTGAAGTGCTCACCCAGATGGCTCGTGGCAAACGGAATAAAGAGATCGGTGCGGAGCTATCCATCGCCGAAGACACTGTCAAAATGCACGTCAAGAATATCTTGGCTAAGCTCGAAGTAAACGATCGCACAGAGGCAGTCACGATTGCCATGCGGCGCGGCATACTTCATCTCTAG
- a CDS encoding efflux RND transporter permease subunit, whose product MWIVKIALSRPYTFVVLALLLFLVAPVTILRTPVDIFPSINVPVVSIIWTYTGLVPAEMENRITSIYERALTTTVDNIEHIESQSLNGVAVVKVYLQPNANVDGAIAEVIAEAQATLKQLPPGITPPLVIRYDASTVPILQLGLSGQGLSEQQLNDLGANFIRPQLATIPGAAVPIPYGGKVRQIMVDIDSQQLTAKGLSATDIVNAVNAQNVILPSGTAKINSTEYNVGLNGTPVTIKELNDLPVKSVNGAVVYLHDVAHVRDGYAVQTNIVRQDGQRGVLLSIQKAGNASTLAIVSGVRALLPRIAASMPSTLVMRPLLDQSIFVRASLQGVLREGLIAAGLTSILILIFLGSWRSTLIICISIPLSILTSVLILSALGETINIMTLGGLALAVGILVDDATVEIENIERQLGLGKDLRQAILDGAQEIAGPAFVSTLCISIVFVPMFFLSGVPRYLFVPLAEAVVFALLASYFFSRTIIPTLVMFLMRKGAERKRSGASEAEQGRFARLHHRFEAAFTKLQGGYSSLLQLCLDHRALFAACFVLFCLASVSLVRVLGNDFFPTVDTGQFRLHVRAKTGTRIEDTARLTDQIERSIRSKIPASELSGILDNIGLPTSGINLSYSNGGTIGNADAEILGSLDAKHQPTAEYIARLRDELPKEFPGTEFFFQPADIVSQTLNFGLPAPIDIQIVGKDRIGNFALASQIAQEMRAILGAVDVHVQQLMDQPRLQFDLDRVRAQQLGLTARDVSSGLLISLSSSYQTSPNLWLNPQNGVSYNIAVQTPQYKVSSLDNLRTIPITGTDSGLAPQLFENLTSMRRMEEPSVASHYNVQPVIDVYASAQGRDLGSVASEVKKITDRATTQLPKGSFLATRGQVSTMHSSFIGLFGGLAFAIALVYLLLVVNFQSWSEAFIIITALPGALAGICWMLFLTHTSLSVPALMGAIMSIGVATSNSVLVITFANEHFAESKNALKAALEAGATRLRPVMMTALAMIIGMVPMALGLGEGGEQNAPLGRSVIGGLLFATVATLFFVPTVFAIVRNRSGAGLTSEEASHGK is encoded by the coding sequence ATGTGGATTGTTAAAATAGCGCTCTCACGGCCCTACACCTTCGTCGTTCTAGCGTTGCTCCTGTTTCTGGTGGCGCCTGTGACGATTTTGCGCACGCCCGTGGATATCTTTCCGTCCATCAATGTGCCGGTTGTCAGCATCATCTGGACCTATACCGGGCTTGTGCCGGCGGAGATGGAAAACCGCATCACTTCCATCTATGAACGCGCACTGACGACAACGGTCGATAACATCGAGCATATCGAGTCGCAATCCCTGAATGGTGTCGCCGTTGTAAAGGTGTACCTCCAGCCAAATGCGAATGTCGATGGAGCGATTGCAGAGGTGATCGCAGAAGCTCAGGCTACGCTGAAGCAGTTGCCGCCCGGCATCACTCCTCCCCTGGTTATCCGCTATGACGCATCCACGGTGCCGATCCTGCAATTGGGATTAAGCGGACAGGGCCTCTCAGAGCAGCAACTGAACGACCTTGGAGCGAACTTCATCCGCCCACAACTCGCAACGATTCCTGGAGCTGCCGTGCCCATCCCTTATGGGGGCAAGGTTCGACAGATCATGGTCGATATCGATTCGCAGCAACTGACCGCCAAGGGGTTGTCCGCCACCGATATTGTAAATGCCGTGAATGCTCAGAACGTCATCCTTCCATCTGGCACCGCGAAGATTAACTCGACGGAATATAACGTCGGCCTCAATGGCACCCCCGTCACCATAAAAGAACTCAACGATCTCCCGGTTAAGTCCGTGAATGGAGCAGTCGTCTACCTGCACGACGTTGCCCATGTACGGGATGGATATGCCGTGCAGACGAACATCGTGAGGCAGGATGGGCAGCGCGGCGTTCTTCTCAGCATTCAGAAGGCAGGTAATGCCTCAACTCTGGCCATCGTCTCTGGCGTCCGCGCTTTGCTTCCGAGGATCGCGGCCTCTATGCCTTCCACACTGGTCATGCGGCCTCTGCTCGATCAATCGATCTTTGTACGCGCTTCCTTGCAAGGCGTACTGCGCGAAGGCCTAATCGCCGCGGGATTGACCTCCATCCTCATTCTCATCTTCCTCGGGAGTTGGCGCAGTACGCTCATCATCTGCATTTCAATTCCTCTATCGATCCTTACGTCGGTGCTGATCCTTAGCGCGCTCGGAGAGACGATCAACATCATGACCCTCGGGGGACTCGCGCTAGCGGTCGGTATTCTGGTCGACGACGCTACGGTTGAGATCGAAAATATCGAGCGTCAACTCGGACTAGGCAAAGATCTTCGTCAAGCTATTCTCGATGGCGCCCAGGAGATCGCAGGACCTGCATTTGTCTCGACCCTGTGCATCAGCATCGTCTTCGTCCCCATGTTCTTCCTGAGCGGCGTGCCAAGGTATCTCTTCGTGCCATTGGCCGAAGCGGTCGTGTTTGCTCTCCTTGCGTCCTACTTCTTCTCGCGCACCATCATTCCAACGCTCGTAATGTTCCTTATGCGGAAGGGAGCCGAAAGGAAACGCAGCGGCGCCTCCGAAGCCGAGCAGGGCAGGTTCGCTCGACTGCACCATCGTTTTGAAGCGGCCTTCACCAAGCTTCAAGGGGGCTACTCTTCTTTGCTCCAACTCTGTCTAGATCATCGTGCGCTCTTCGCTGCCTGTTTCGTGCTGTTTTGTCTGGCAAGCGTTTCTCTTGTTCGGGTGCTGGGAAATGATTTCTTTCCCACCGTGGATACCGGACAATTCCGCCTTCATGTTCGCGCCAAGACCGGCACCCGCATCGAAGACACCGCGCGTCTCACAGATCAGATCGAGCGTTCTATTCGAAGTAAGATTCCAGCCTCGGAACTGAGTGGGATACTGGACAACATCGGTCTTCCCACCAGCGGAATCAACTTGTCCTACAGCAATGGTGGGACCATCGGCAATGCAGACGCAGAGATTCTGGGTTCGCTCGATGCTAAGCACCAGCCAACGGCCGAATATATCGCTCGCCTGAGAGATGAGCTTCCGAAGGAGTTTCCCGGAACCGAGTTCTTCTTTCAACCCGCAGATATTGTGAGTCAGACGCTGAACTTCGGACTCCCTGCCCCTATCGACATCCAGATTGTGGGCAAAGACCGAATAGGGAACTTCGCGCTCGCTTCGCAGATCGCACAAGAGATGAGAGCGATTCTTGGAGCGGTGGATGTGCATGTTCAGCAGCTTATGGATCAGCCCCGACTTCAGTTTGATCTGGATAGGGTGCGCGCCCAACAACTTGGATTGACCGCCCGAGATGTATCGAGTGGGTTGCTGATCTCGTTGAGTTCAAGCTATCAAACCAGCCCAAACCTATGGCTCAATCCACAGAATGGCGTCTCCTACAACATCGCAGTCCAGACACCCCAATACAAGGTAAGCTCGCTCGACAACCTCCGCACGATCCCAATCACCGGAACCGATAGCGGATTGGCTCCCCAGCTCTTCGAGAACCTGACCAGTATGCGTCGGATGGAGGAGCCTTCCGTCGCAAGCCACTATAATGTGCAGCCGGTCATCGACGTCTATGCGAGCGCGCAAGGTCGCGATCTTGGCTCGGTCGCTTCGGAAGTCAAGAAGATCACAGATAGGGCGACCACGCAGCTTCCCAAAGGCAGCTTTCTCGCGACTCGCGGCCAGGTTTCGACGATGCATTCTTCGTTCATCGGTCTGTTCGGAGGGCTGGCTTTCGCCATCGCTCTGGTCTATCTGCTTCTCGTCGTCAACTTTCAATCCTGGAGCGAGGCCTTCATCATCATCACCGCGCTACCAGGAGCGCTTGCCGGAATCTGCTGGATGCTCTTTCTCACCCACACGTCACTGAGCGTCCCTGCCCTGATGGGAGCGATCATGAGCATAGGCGTGGCCACCTCGAATAGCGTGCTTGTAATCACCTTCGCGAACGAACATTTTGCGGAAAGCAAAAACGCTCTGAAGGCTGCACTTGAGGCAGGAGCAACTCGATTGCGGCCAGTCATGATGACGGCTCTCGCAATGATCATCGGCATGGTTCCGATGGCGCTCGGGCTCGGCGAAGGCGGGGAACAGAACGCTCCGCTGGGACGCTCTGTCATCGGCGGTCTGCTCTTTGCAACGGTAGCAACTCTGTTCTTTGTGCCCACAGTTTTCGCGATCGTTCGCAATCGATCTGGAGCAGGTCTCACCTCGGAGGAGGCATCCCATGGAAAATAG